The Carassius auratus strain Wakin chromosome 40, ASM336829v1, whole genome shotgun sequence genome has a segment encoding these proteins:
- the cep295 gene encoding centrosomal protein of 295 kDa isoform X2 produces the protein MRGRVSVRLSPNEEAQLEREELHRRRKLRLQQVREQERFIARQVRTQVQERRQQQLQSLADSLQLQWQQQQMLRLQALSTHYQHSLGSVGHGHRSAQENEPDLQARAQRTVERQERAEERHREALRELSTCRHQEEQQQRRQAEARRKALLEEKRRAERVASLPPPPPNPVESIETKTRPLRSAAAERFSLTHCHMTQTAVERETDPEPQPSARQAAAQEIQRLEELRRQEARDTQERLEKARLRGNHALRTEQHTQERERLLCELERLQQADLMRRRQTVNSVPAQIFQPLYRQQELQDEHQRELEMVFQDVCTEERKVKGDLVLQLVPEPLPPLSTSSHDEELDVTLDPECAPEEEEPETPGAETAVSSAPPADPGRQALSRLLERIRRQRDHRSRQLTTRTPLTSPDPDTQDKALSVETGSFSSREQSSEQETPSTHTTHTQNAPDVSDEAVLAGTVLRPDEGERGAHIDQQTHVEALLKQQKEQLALLEELEEKRRELEQRLRHSQQTSATLQEAAHRQSTTLPEPPAEVKSDVTQTQRLHQYQQRLLEQNRLHKKCVEEARRRLEEYQHTLKLRHTISSTSAAVSVPLETPSAQRPLSPDAHVLHPAASQQTHASGSEASAPQDGPVWSGRPLPPPSVVLELLRSRQQPASRSSEVSGSVRAEQMCVETQRQRHFLQALITADRQGSASSFSDVQTDRITLNTLLNAFEDANGHTETLTAPSQRDGATHTTTVLSNGSVCDPAPVHRGRVKPPVSRPPARLAFLQQMEQHELSAIQEVDSPVNISLDAELQSSSTSLPAVSSEDGHSGSPRSQVTGRISRMSWRETLLCDASASASPSSVNQQQECLGAVDPDYLSSTTISTGSYSTSDREPSYVTSEASHLCTEPDVCGLSPKSSSCHMTTDQTQEMRDSVQQIIDKYSQELRASLSHAGASSGASQSWSSALQEETSVQDGDSQSTDTALSSTELSGVFQPLQPQPDIDSSSSSSAGAVRADASAGAQDWSQAMNRILQHLSDQLSIRRSEQEPGDQRSSVGQDRTAHVQSTHSRYTSPEPSVVSQLIGRASDMGSSQVFDQSSVLTHGPEELTLSTAAGPALCFAPVRSSLQPSESQMSDDPQDDASDLFLPLPSEVTANETADCSRAVCVPLEAEVCETDQSLQYLRVEPLLQSQPDLQISMDVLSLTHESLCDTDAVAPPTAADTSLMPRSPLKTALQEVTSEPEPLLLTELLERAQAAGDVKGILEESTISFISLPESTLQDPELSLTQTPDTGSAAREEERDGREGESPSRSDGSEAVFPGAVMLLEFQSSSAPQQRRRDRLAQRSALRAAQIRERASRAGARTHPKPHTAERLKSVSEVRISSDEHRRREEEKMYDRTHRLYNQLEEVKQKKELRSRQESYAKNREKARDFQKKTLEKLRAKLNR, from the exons ATGAGGGGAAGAGTTAGTGTGAGGCTCAGTCCCAATGAGGAGGCGCAGCTGGAGAGAGAGGAGCTGCACCGGAGGAGGAAGCTTCGCCTGCAGCAG gTGCGCGAGCAGGAGCGCTTCATCGCTCGGCAGGTGCGCACACAGGTGCAGGAGCGCAGACAGCAGCAGCTGCAGTCCCTCGCAGACTCTCTACAGCTCcagtggcagcagcagcagatGCTCAGACTACAGGCTTTATCCACACACTACCAGCACAGCCTGGGATCTGTGGGACACGGACACCGCAGCGCTCAGGAGAAC gAGCCGGATCTGCAGGCGCGGGCTCAGAGGACTGTGGAGAGGCAGGAGCGTGCGGAGGAGAGACATCGGGAGGCTCTGAGAGAGCTCAGCACATGCAGACATCAGGAAGAGCAGCAGCAGCGCCG GCAGGCTGAAGCACGGAGGAAGGCTCTGCTGGAGGAGAAGAGGAGAGCGGAGAGAGTGGCcagtcttcctcctcctcctccaaacCCAGTGGAG AGCATCGAGACGAAGACCCGTCCGCTGAGGTCAGCCGCAGCAGAGcgcttctctctcacacactgtcACATGACCCAGACCGCTGTGGAGCGAGAGACGGACCCCGAGCCGCAG CCGAGCGCTCGTCAGGCCGCGGCGCAGGAGATCCAGCGTCTGGAGGAGCTGAGGCGACAGGAAGCTCGTGACACACAGGAGCGGCTGGAGAAAGCTCGTCTGAGAGGAAACCACGCGCTGAGGACAGAGCAGCACACACAG gagCGTGAGCGTCTGCTCTGTGAGCTGGAGCGTCTGCAGCAGGCTGATCTGATGCGCCGCAGACAGACGGTGAACAGTGTCCCAGCGCAGATCTTCCAGCCTCTCTACAGACAGCAGGAGCTGCAGGACGAGCATCAGCGGGAGCTGGAGATGGTGTTCCAGGACGTGTGCACGGAGGAGCGCA AGGTCAAAGGTGACTTGGTGCTGCAGCTGGTGCCCGAACCTCTTCCTCCTCTGTCCACCTCTAGTCATGATGAGGAGCTGGACGTGACCCTTGACCCTGAATGTGCACCTGAAGAGGAGGAGCCAGAGACCCCAGGCGCTGAAACAGCTG TGTCCTCCGCTCCTCCGGCTGATCCAGGCAGACAGGCTCTGAGCAGACTGCTGGAGCGCATCAGGAGACAGAGAGATCACCGGAGCCGGCAGCTGACCACACGCACACCACTGACCTCACCTGACCCCGACACACAGGACAAGGCCTTGAGTGTGGAAACAGGATCTTTCAGCAGCCGGGAACAATCATCCGAGCAGGAGACGCCcagcacacacaccacacacacacagaacg CTCCTGATGTCAGTGATGAAGCGGTGCTGGCAGGAACAGTGCTGCGGCCGGACGAGGGCGAGAGGGGCGCACACATAGACCAGCAGACTCAT GTGGAGGCGCTGTTGAAGCAGCAGAAGGAGCAGCTGGCTCTgctggaggagctggaggagaaaCGGCGTGAGCTCGAGCAGCGTTTGAGACACTCTCAGCAGACCAGCGCCACACTGCAGGAAGCTGCTCACCGGCAGAGCACTACACTTCCTGAACCGCCTGCAGAG gTGAAGTCTGACGTGACGCAGACTCAGAGACTGCATCAGTACCAGCAGAGGCTCCTGGAGCAGAAcag ACTTCATAAGAAGTGTGTTGAAGAAGCTCGTCGACGGCTGGAGGAGTATCAGCACACTCTGAAGCTGCGACACACCATCAGCAGCACATCAGCAGCAGTGTCTGTTCCTCTGGAGACTCCATCTGCCCAGCGTCCTCTCAGCCCTGACGCTCATGTGCTGCATCCTGCTGCGTCACAG CAGACACACGCCTCTGGATCTGAAGCCAGCGCACCGCAGGATGGACCGGTCTGGTCAGGTCGTCCTCTTCCTCCGCCGTCTGTGGTTCTGGAGCTCCTGCGCAGCCGGCAGCAGCCTGCATCACGCTCCTCTGAGGTCAGTGGATCAGTGCGGGCCGAGCAGATGTGTGtggagacacagagacagagacacttCCTGCAGGCTCTGATCACAGCAGACAGACAG GGTTCAGCGTCGAGCTTCAGTGATGTTCAGACAGACCGGATCACTTTGAACACTTTGCTAAATGCCTTTGAGGACGCTAACGGCCACACCGAAACCCTGACGGCACCCAGCCAACGGGACGGAGCCACACACACCACCACAGTCCTCTCAAACG GCTCTGTGTGTGATCCAGCCCCAGTGCATCGTGGGCGAGTGAAGCCCCCAGTGTCTCGTCCTCCCGCCCGTTTGGCCTTCTTACAGCAGATGGAGCAGCATGAACTCAGTGCTATACAGGAAGTGGACTCACCGGTCAACATCAGCCTGGACGCAG AGCTGCAGTCCAGCAGCACGTCTCTGCCCGCCGTCTCCTCTGAAGACGGTCACAGCGGGAGTCCAAGGTCACAGGTCACGGGCAGGATCAGCCGCATGTCCTGGAGAGAGACGCTCCTGTGTGACGCCTCAGCCTCAGCGA GTCCGTCCAGCGTGAATCAGCAGCAAGAG tGTTTGGGTGCTGTGGATCCAGACTACCTCTCGTCCACTACGATCTCGACAGGAAGCTACTCCACTAGTGACCGTGAGCCCAGTTATGTCACTTCAG aAGCGTCTCATCTCTGCACCGAGCCTGATGTGTGTGGCCTGTCACCCAAATCCAGTTCCTGTCACATGACCACTGACCAGACACAGGAAATGAGAGACTCTGTGCAGCAGATCATAGATAAATACAGCCAAGAGCTGAGGGCTTCTCTGAGCCACGCAGGAGCCAGCTCAG GAGCGTCTCAGTCCTGGTCCAGTGCGCTTCAGGAGGAGACGTCAGTGCAGGACGGAGACTCTCAGAGTACAGACACAGCACTGTCCAGCACAGAGCTCTcag GTGTGTTCCAGCCGCTGCAGCCTCAGCCAGACATCGActcttcctcttcatcatctGCAGGTGCAGTGCGAGCTGATGCGAGCGCTGGAGCACAg GACTGGAGCCAGGCTATGAACCGGATCCTGCAGCACCTCTCGGATCAGTTATCCATCAGACGGAGCGAGCAGGAGCCTGGTGACCAGCGCTCGTCTGTGGGGCAGGACCGGACCGCTCACGTCCAGAGCACACACTCCAGATACACCTCTCCTGAGCCGTCTGTGGTCAGTCAGTTGATCGGGAGAGCGTCAGATATGGGTTCATCTCAGGTGTTTGACCAGAGCAGTGTCCTCACCCATGGACCGGAGGAACTGACCCTGAGCACAG ctgcAGGTCCAGCGCTGTGCTTCGCTCCGGTCAGGTCATCGCTCCAGCCGTCAGAGTCACAGATGTCTGATGATCCAcagg ATGATGCTTCAGATCTGTTTCTTCCTCTTCCGTCTGAAGTCACTGCCAATGAGACGGCAGACTGTTCGAGGGCTGTGTGTGTGCCGCTGGAAGCAGAAGTGTGTGAGACAGATCAATCCCTGCAGTATCTCCGAGTCGAGCCGCTGCTTCAGTCTCAGCCGGACCTGCAGATCTCCATGGATGTGCTCTCTCTTACCCACGAGTCCCTCTGTGACACGGACGCTGTGGCTCCACCCACCGCTGCAGACACGAGCCTCATGCCACGCTCCCCTCTCAAGACCGCTCTACAGGAAGTGACCTCAGAGCCCGAGCCGCTGCTCCTGACCGAGCTCTTAGAGCGAGCACAG GCGGCGGGAGACGTGAAGGGCATCCTGGAGGAGTCCACCATCTCCTTCATCAGTCTGCCAGAGTCAACCCTGCAGGACCCTGAGCTCTCCCTCACACAGACtccagacacaggaagtgctgcGCGGGAGGAGGAGCGCGACGGCCGTGAG GGTGAATCACCGAGCCGGTCAGATGGGTCCGAGGCGGTGTTCCCTGGAGCTG tgatgCTGCTGGAGTTCCAGAGCTCTTCTGCTCCTCAGCAGCGCCGGAGGGATCGTCTCGCTCAGAGATCAGCGCTCAGAGCCGCACAGATCAGAGAGAGAGCGTCCAGAGCCGGCGCACGCACCCATCCCAAACCACACACAG CTGAGCGACTGAAGAGTGTGTCTGAGGTGCGGATCAGCTCTGATGAACACCGACGCCGTGAGGAGGAGAAGATGTACGACCGCACACACAG ATTGTACAATCAGTTAGAGGAAGTCAAACAGAAGAAGGAGCTGCGGAGCCGTCAGGAATCATACGCTAAGAACCGAGAGAAGGCCAGAGACTTCCAGAAG AAGACTCTGGAGAAACTGAGGGCCAAACTGAACCGCTGA